The following coding sequences lie in one Carassius auratus strain Wakin unplaced genomic scaffold, ASM336829v1 scaf_tig00037428, whole genome shotgun sequence genomic window:
- the LOC113083124 gene encoding transmembrane emp24 domain-containing protein 1-like — protein MDGVSLLGCVALFVFSVSAFSPADSEFTFLLPAASKECFYQSTVQNGSFEVEYQVIAGAGMDVDFSILSPQGIHLVSEFRRSDGVHMVEPTEAGDYQICFDNSFSRFSEKMVFFEVILDSSANDAGADDEWAGLGEPENLLEYKLEDIKESMETVHRRLERSRQMQTVLRAFEARDRNLLEDNLWRVSFWSCVNLLVMLSVALTQVYTVRRLFDDRRRVCS, from the exons ATGGATGGCGTGTCTCTGCTGGGATGCGTCGCGTTGTTTGTGTTCTCCGTCAGCGCGTTCAGTCCCGCGGACAGCGAGTTCACgttcctgctgccagctgccaGTAAAGAGTGCTTCTACCAGAGCACCGTTCAGAACGGCAGCTTCGAGGTCGAGTACCAG GTGATCGCTGGAGCAGGTATGGATGTGGATTTCTCCATCCTCTCTCCTCAGGGGATCCACCTGGTGTCGGAGTTTCGTCGCTCGGACGGCGTTCACAT GGTGGAGCCCACGGAGGCGGGAGACTATCAGATCTGCTTCGACAACAGCTTCAGCAGGTTCTCTGAGAAGATGGTCTTCTTCGAGGTCATCCTGGACAGCTCAGCCAATGACGCGGGGGCAGATGATGAGTGGGCGGGGCTTGGGGAGCCAGAGAACCTATTAGAGTACAAGCTGGAGGACATAAAG gagTCGATGGAGACGGTTCACCGGCGGCTGGAGCGCAGTCGTCAGATGCAGACGGTCCTGAGGGCCTTCGAGGCGCGTGACAGGAACCTGCTGGAGGATAACCTGTGGCGGGTCTCCTTCTGGTCCTGTGTGAACCTGTTGGTGATGCTGAGCGTGGCTCTGACGCAGGTGTACACCGTCCGCCGGCTGTTCGACGACAGGAGGAGAGTCTGCTCCTGA
- the LOC113083121 gene encoding lymphotoxin-alpha-like, which produces MAAQPNQTPAARRSRPPVSVRRDGPALFIIYLLLAVALLGVFIEAGFIWHLYSRSTPTSDVQILEYSKGEKSSFPRSSHDFNEVSPAKPPKAESKPAAFLQIASPVSGGNGVLHWRADSFPVFMRGLQYKNNSLYVQQDGYYYIFSKISHMENCSFFKHQVMQWTERYSSKAIELMQSSRFICVPSKSQWRGNSYLGGVFQLFEGDSVFVKVNNSSLVYGEVYENFFGAFMV; this is translated from the exons ATGGCAGCACAACCAAACCAGACtcctgctg CCAGGCGCTCGCGCCCCCCGGTGTCTGTGAGGAGGGACGGCCCGGCGCTCTTCATCATCTACCTGCTGCTGGCCGTGGCTCTGCTGGGGGTCTTCATCGAGGCTGGCTTCATCTGGCATCTGTACAGCAGGTCCACG cCAACATCAGATGTCCAGATACTAGAATATAGTAAA GGAGAGAAGTCCTCGTTTCCCAGAAGCTCTCATG ATTTTAATGAGGTCTCGCCTGCAAAGCCTCCCAAAGCTGAGAGCAAACCTGCAGCATTTCTGCAAA tcgcCTCGCCCGTGTCCGGTGGGAACGGCGTCCTGCACTGGAGGGCCGACAGCTTCCCCGTCTTCATGAGGGGTCTGCAGTACAAGAACAACAGCCTGTACGTCCAGCAGGACGGCTACTATTACATCTTCTCCAAGATCTCTCACATGGAGAACTGCAGCTTCTTCAAGCACCAGGTGATGCAGTGGACAGAGAGGTACAGCTCCAAGGCCATCGAGCTGATGCAGAGCTCCAG GTTCATCTGCGTGCCCAGTAAATCCCAGTGGAGGGGCAACAGCTACCTGGGAGGCGTCTTCCAGCTGTTTGAAGGAGACAGTGTGTTCGTGAAGGTCAATAACAGCTCGCTGGTGTATGGAGAAGTCTACGAGAACTTCTTTGGGGCCTTCATGGTCTAA